The genomic stretch CAAGttcacatacacttgacactcacctagtcaaaatgAGAGAGTGGTGCACAATTCAAGTGTTTAATCATCCGTTGTGATGTCCttttgaaggtccccttgaatGCCTGAGCAAAAATAATTATCTATCatacactatcgcttaaaatccccaattatcaaggaagattgtactcttgtacaatctaagagaatatcatgaaaatgaaccttaattactcgtaTATCGAGATTttaaagtggggtttaataatacaagaaaaatttgaatttttctctttgaaatcaagtataaaacggtcaagcaatatcgaagggaaatggagagttctaaaaactcaatttcctttaagttcagaaatttcagatttgaggtgcattctttgaaaaatcatatctcactctatgtaagttcaaaattggaaaacttagcACTGTTggaaactatttctaaagtactaaaagttcctagaaaacagttttccatgattctaaatggaagacactcaaactTTGGCTTAAACCTACTGACTTACACTTCCAAGATAGATTTGGGATtggtttttttttggcaaattttggaaattcgataaaattcacagaatttgaactagtctctaaaatttgaaactcaattagagttacaatcaaagtttaaaacgtaacaaacagaacaagaatcagagttttgagcgccaagatatagcagctcaaagttggttcaaaatgaGGACTGTTGggcaaattttcagatttggaagAATAACTCTGGTAACTTATTTGTACATCAAAACagtcttagaatgacaccaaaattggcacaattcaacttccatatgagcactactcctctaccaaattttgtttaaattttcacaagggaaggtagttaactaaactaccaaagttaAAGGAAATCTGAAGACAAAGCTGCCTTCAtgcttccctttttttttttttttctttttgaacctTTGGCCAAAGAAATcacctcaaacatggttcatttatgaagaaaatATCTAAGAAACATTCAACATACATTTGGTAGgagattgacaccaaaagtttcaaaataacaagtcccaattctaGCCAAGCCATTaggctagccaaaattagggttttctatcaTTGGTGCAGTTTTGTAATTTGGCAATAACTCAGTCAATCCAACTTGGAATTGTGcatggttgatggcgttggaaactaaattcataaatcTGCATTTCATCAGAAGGAATCGTTTTGAAATTTAGTtcatagctagctcaaattcaagaaacaaTTCCCAGCACACCACCGACTCTCTAGGGCAGTAGTAAAACAGAATAGGTAACTTTGAAGAACTAGTATGGCTCACTCAATTCAAGTCGGgggatgaattttataccgttagataACTGGAACTATCGAGTTTCAAATACCataaacggcacttgatttcgatgttggagcaaagagttataaTCGTTCAAAATTCACTGCTAGAGAACCCCTGTTAcccgttttccagatttgaagataTTTCGAAAATCCAACTTTtgcccaaccaaatcaagtgatttttgggggaaatttttcacacatcctATACAACATATTTACAATaaattcaaggtcatttgatcacaaaaaaattGAACCAAGGGCTCGGCAAGAACAGGGCAGAATTCGGCCCTTCTTAGCTTcaactttcctttgattttccttCCACTCTTTCAACTTATATCCACttgtttaacacttaatcaacataaataacacccataatcatcatatcagtccaacatGTCCATTGTGGGATCTCATAGAGtccattcaaaaaattttcaaccAAATAAGGATACCCACATGAAGCGAAATGcttccaagtcaaatttaacTCACTAGAACCAAGTTTAAAAGGTTAAATGATTACCACCTCTTGGATgatgaaaaatcaaaaattttagGTCACTAAGAGCTCCAAGAAATCGTGAGAAAGATGCTCTGTTCCTAGTCCAATTGaatctccaagttgttgtgagtttgtgtgttgaatttggagtgaaaaggtGCAAGAAATGAAGTGAGATGATGAAGGGTTTtgctcttcttcttcatttggaGTTTCGGCCAGCAAGGGGTgagagagaaagtggaaaaaTCTGATGGTGAAGCTTCTTGAAGAAGCTTGGTAGTTGTAGTTTAAATTtttggcacaaaagtcaactctcaatagtgcgcgtatgcgcgcgcgtttcgtgcccgttctctctcgggtttgtttcacttgtgcactaaatctctaatgcacttcctttaatactataattattcactcttaatagtctaacaataattttctaaagtccttcaattagtaGCGAGCGCACGAAAACGTGAACTTCCAACTTATGCGCGATAAAGTGCAATTTCTAacaaattcttgtaacgatagtataactaactaatacttggataattaatcatgaaaataactattttgaagtaaactaataaataagtgaataaatcgataaaataaaataaaatacgagtcatcacatcctctcccccttaaaagaatttcgttctcgaaattatACCTTAATTTGAGAAcaggtctggatacttttctcgaatttcttcttcaacttcccaggtTGTTTCCTCTAGTCCATGGTTTCTCCAGAGAATTTTCACCAATGGAATCCGCTTGttcctcaattctttcaccttaCGATCTAGAAGCTTTATCGGTTTCTTCTCATAGGTCAGCgtctcatcaatttcaatattttcCGGTTGCAGGATATAAGAAGGGtctgggtgatatttcttgagcataGATACATGAAAAATATTGTGAATCTGAGATAGATTTagtggcaattccaacttataggccaCAGTCCCTACATGTTGGA from Coffea eugenioides isolate CCC68of chromosome 8, Ceug_1.0, whole genome shotgun sequence encodes the following:
- the LOC113780441 gene encoding uncharacterized protein LOC113780441 — its product is MAPYEALYGRKCRSPICWNEIGEKKVLVSTTVPWIEEAQEKVKLIRQEIQTAQSHQKSYADNRRKDLEFAVFLKITPLKTSLMSGRDKKLQPRFMESYKIIQHVGTVAYKLELPLNLSQIHNIFHVSMLKKYHPDPSYILQPENIEIDETLTYEKKPIKLLDRKVKELRNKRIPLVKILWRNHGLEETTWEVEEEIREKYPDLFSN